The DNA region CTCGGCGGCCTGTTGGCCGCTGAGCCGGACATCCGGGACACGGTTTTGACGTACATCCGCGAGCAGTGCAACACCTCGCGCGCCGCCGAACGGCTCTACACGCATCGCAACACAGTCATCCGAAGGCTCGCCCGCGCCGACGAGTTGTTGCCCCATCCGCTGCCGCGCAATATCGTCGCTGTCGCCGCCGCCTTGGAGATCGTGCGTTGGCGTGGCCAGTCAACAGCCTGACCGCGGCCTTCTCCTCACCCCCCGGCAATCCGGTTTCCCCGGACGGCGGCGCTCGCTCAGTCCACGCCGGAACAAGACGGGTTTTGCGCCCGAGCCCCGCTCGGCTCAGCGCTCGTGTTCGCGCTCGAAGCGAAACGCAGCCATAGCAGGCCCCCCAGGACCGGGAGCGCGAGCACAGCCAGGCTCCACAGCGTTTTGACCGTCAGCGTGGCGTTCCCCGAACGGGCGATGGCGTGCAGCGTCACGAACCACACGGCGAACGCCGCCAGAGCGAACAACGACACGGCGAACAGGCTCGGGTCCAACACCAGATCGTCTTCAGCGACTTGCGCCTGCTCGCGCGGGAAACGCAGGGAAATATCTCGTGTGCCGTCCATAGAGCGGAATTTTATCGACTTTTCGGCCCGAAGGTGAGCGTGTTTTCCCGCTGTTTACAAATGGGCGCCTTGTTTCACCTTTTCCAGCGGTTGGGCGGGCAGGCCGGATCAGAGCGGACCGCCTCGTCCGCGTGGCGGAACCCGGCCGCACGAGCGGCCAGTACATGGCTTTTTATGTTTTCCGCAGCCAGCTTTGCGGTGGCTCCCACTCGTCA from Segniliparus rotundus DSM 44985 includes:
- a CDS encoding PLDc N-terminal domain-containing protein produces the protein MDGTRDISLRFPREQAQVAEDDLVLDPSLFAVSLFALAAFAVWFVTLHAIARSGNATLTVKTLWSLAVLALPVLGGLLWLRFASSANTSAEPSGARAQNPSCSGVD